A single Crateriforma conspicua DNA region contains:
- the gyrA gene encoding DNA gyrase subunit A produces MADDEFEDGNENQSDNPSDAEPSESGPENTGADDVEAGSENGNGDPPSGTDMVTPAGDGEGGRGALRMVDLPIEDELRDSYLTYAMSVIVSRALPDVRDGLKPSQRRILVAMNDLNLGPGSKRVKCAKISGDTSGNYHPHGESVIYPTLVRMAQEWNMRSLLIDKQGNFGSIAGLPPAAMRYTEARLSAVAANMLDDLKLDTVDYVPTYDEARSEPTVLPSKFPNLLINGSGGIAVGMATSIPPHNPTEVCDALIRLIDEPETTIDELCEIIPGPDFPTGGIICGRAGIRRGYKTGRSTMVVRALCRIEEMKGNRHRIIITEIPYQQYRDRIVEKIAALVNGDKVKGISAIRDESDLKEPVRLVVELKRDADPDVVLNQLYQFSPLQDTFSLIFLALVDGKPRELTLKEMLTEFLRHRVHVIRRRTQFLLAKARRRKHTVEGLLLALANIDEIIQTIRTSRTQPEAKQRLMGIECPSSLMQRALGDEGFKQFVIERGEAESYTLTSVQADEILRMRLGQLVNLEQEKLTDEHAELLKEIADYLDILGDQERVYGIIKDDLEEIKRRFGDARRTEISGEELGNIDLEDLITEETMVVSISHNGYIKRTPTSVYNTQRRGGKGLKGAKTDEADPIALLFVASTHAYLLFLTTAGKVRWQKVYDLPQLARDSKGRAIVNLLNLEEGEQIAECLVVRDFDQEGYYVAMATRKGLVKKTPLEQYSRPKKGGIIAIKLRDDDELVDAAVVGPGDELMMVTQTGMAIRFKESDSRPMGRNTSGVKGISLVGDDEVVGMVVADPDATLLTVCENGYGKRTPFGPNLVETEDDEVGEEESTSSGARYRTQKRGGKGLRDIRTSERNGQVVGIAVVNDDDEVFMMTAKGKIQRIKAGDISVIGRNTQGVRIMNVDADDSLIEVVRVPAEERDEEEAETAPTPDGGDSSDSGNVPASEDQNEQ; encoded by the coding sequence TTGGCAGACGACGAATTCGAAGACGGCAACGAAAACCAATCAGACAATCCGTCGGACGCCGAACCGTCCGAGTCGGGTCCGGAAAACACAGGCGCCGATGACGTCGAAGCCGGTTCAGAAAACGGCAACGGCGATCCACCGTCGGGCACCGACATGGTCACGCCGGCCGGGGACGGCGAAGGGGGCCGTGGTGCCCTGCGGATGGTCGATCTGCCGATCGAAGACGAACTACGCGACAGCTATCTGACGTACGCGATGAGCGTGATCGTCAGCCGTGCCTTGCCCGACGTTCGTGACGGCTTGAAACCATCCCAACGTCGGATTTTGGTCGCGATGAACGACCTGAACCTCGGCCCGGGCAGCAAGCGGGTCAAGTGCGCAAAGATCTCTGGCGACACATCGGGTAACTATCACCCGCACGGTGAAAGCGTCATCTATCCGACGCTGGTTCGGATGGCCCAAGAATGGAACATGCGCAGCCTGTTGATCGACAAGCAGGGGAACTTCGGCAGTATCGCGGGGCTGCCCCCGGCGGCGATGCGGTACACCGAAGCTCGCTTGAGTGCCGTCGCGGCCAACATGCTGGACGACCTGAAACTGGACACGGTCGACTACGTCCCCACCTATGACGAAGCACGCAGCGAGCCGACCGTTCTGCCCAGCAAGTTTCCGAACCTGCTGATCAACGGTTCCGGCGGGATCGCCGTCGGGATGGCCACCAGCATCCCACCACACAATCCAACGGAAGTCTGCGACGCGTTGATCCGGTTGATCGACGAACCGGAAACGACGATCGACGAATTGTGCGAAATCATTCCGGGCCCCGACTTCCCCACCGGCGGAATCATTTGCGGACGGGCCGGCATTCGACGCGGTTACAAAACCGGACGCAGCACGATGGTGGTGCGCGCCCTTTGCCGAATCGAGGAGATGAAGGGCAACCGCCATCGCATCATCATCACCGAGATCCCGTACCAACAGTATCGCGACCGGATCGTTGAAAAGATCGCCGCGTTGGTCAACGGTGACAAAGTCAAAGGCATCTCCGCGATCCGTGACGAAAGCGATCTGAAGGAACCGGTTCGCCTGGTCGTCGAACTGAAACGCGACGCCGATCCGGATGTCGTGCTGAATCAGCTGTATCAATTCAGCCCGCTTCAAGACACGTTTTCGCTGATCTTCTTGGCCCTGGTCGACGGCAAGCCGCGCGAACTGACGCTGAAGGAAATGCTGACGGAGTTTCTTCGTCACCGCGTCCACGTGATTCGGCGCCGCACCCAATTCTTGCTGGCCAAGGCGCGCCGCCGTAAACACACCGTCGAAGGTTTGTTGCTGGCACTGGCCAACATCGACGAGATCATTCAAACGATCCGTACCAGTCGGACACAACCAGAAGCCAAGCAGCGGTTGATGGGCATCGAATGTCCCTCATCACTGATGCAGCGGGCGCTGGGCGACGAAGGTTTCAAGCAATTCGTCATTGAACGCGGCGAGGCGGAATCGTACACGCTGACCAGCGTCCAAGCGGATGAGATTCTGCGGATGCGGTTGGGCCAGTTGGTCAACCTGGAACAGGAAAAACTGACCGACGAACATGCCGAGTTGCTGAAGGAAATTGCCGACTATCTGGACATCCTGGGCGATCAGGAACGCGTCTATGGGATCATCAAGGATGACTTGGAAGAGATCAAACGACGCTTTGGTGACGCGCGTCGGACCGAAATCTCCGGTGAAGAACTCGGTAACATCGACCTGGAAGACTTGATCACCGAAGAAACCATGGTGGTTTCGATCAGCCACAACGGGTACATCAAACGGACGCCGACCAGCGTTTACAACACACAGCGTCGTGGCGGCAAAGGCCTGAAAGGCGCCAAGACGGATGAAGCCGATCCGATCGCTTTGCTGTTTGTCGCCAGCACCCACGCGTACCTGCTGTTCCTGACCACGGCCGGAAAGGTCCGCTGGCAAAAGGTCTATGACTTGCCGCAACTGGCCCGCGATTCCAAGGGACGCGCGATCGTCAATCTGCTGAACCTGGAGGAAGGTGAACAGATCGCCGAGTGTCTGGTCGTGCGGGACTTTGACCAGGAAGGCTACTACGTCGCGATGGCGACCCGCAAAGGATTGGTCAAAAAGACGCCGCTGGAACAGTACAGCCGTCCCAAGAAAGGCGGCATCATCGCCATCAAGCTTCGCGACGATGACGAATTGGTCGATGCCGCCGTTGTCGGTCCTGGTGACGAGTTGATGATGGTCACCCAAACCGGCATGGCGATTCGTTTCAAGGAATCGGATTCTCGCCCCATGGGACGCAACACCTCGGGCGTCAAAGGCATCTCCCTGGTCGGCGACGACGAAGTCGTCGGCATGGTGGTCGCCGATCCCGATGCGACGCTGCTGACCGTTTGCGAAAACGGCTATGGCAAACGCACCCCGTTCGGTCCGAATTTGGTGGAGACCGAAGATGACGAGGTGGGCGAAGAAGAATCGACCAGCTCGGGTGCCCGATACCGAACACAAAAGCGAGGCGGTAAGGGGCTGCGAGACATCCGCACCAGCGAACGAAACGGACAAGTCGTGGGCATCGCCGTGGTCAATGATGACGACGAAGTGTTCATGATGACGGCCAAAGGCAAGATCCAGCGGATCAAGGCCGGCGACATCAGCGTGATCGGTCGCAACACCCAAGGCGTTCGCATCATGAACGTCGACGCGGACGATTCTCTGATCGAAGTGGTGCGTGTGCCGGCCGAAGAACGCGATGAAGAGGAAGCCGAAACGGCGCCGACACCTGATGGTGGCGATTCCAGTGACTCGGGCAACGTTCCGGCGTCAGAAGATCAAAACGAACAGTGA
- the glmS gene encoding glutamine--fructose-6-phosphate transaminase (isomerizing): protein MCGIVGYVGATDAEPFLVDGLRRLEYRGYDSSGVAIHCGESIHVTRAVGRIQALADRLGPTPRSGAVGLGHTRWATHGPPTETNAHPHVGGDGEVVLVHNGVIENFQELKDQLTAKGYSFKSATDSEVIAHLIAEGLKVTPDKPDQPNTKYVTAVQWAIAQLRGTYGLAVLFRDRPGLMVAARFGSPLVLGVGRGEFFVASDASPIAGRTDRIVYLADHQVAVLTKDGFSVLHKDQGKIRVDIQPLSVESNDVDLAGFPHYMLKEIHEQPESLRNAMRGRLDDENATAVFGGLNMTPQQIRTVRRIILTGCGTSWHSALVGEYMIEELARIPVSVEYASELRYRNPPIENDTLVFGITQSGETADTLAAIRETKRKGHRTLAINNVVGSSIAQAADGGIYLHAGPEIGVASTKAYTSQCCVLAMLALYFGRMRHLSFESGQRIIEELRMLPNAVAEALRCDATVKEIAAKYHEASTFLYLGRQYNFPTALEGALKLKEISYIHAEGYPAAEMKHGPIALVDEHTPSVFIVPKGTTYDKVLANMEEVKARGGPIIAIASQDDPQVQKIADDVITIPDAPGLTQPIVSIVPLQLLSYHIALLRGCDVDKPRNLAKSVTVE from the coding sequence ATGTGTGGGATCGTTGGATATGTCGGCGCCACGGATGCCGAACCTTTTTTGGTCGACGGTCTGCGTCGGTTGGAATACCGCGGGTATGACAGTTCGGGTGTCGCCATTCACTGCGGTGAATCGATTCACGTGACCCGCGCGGTGGGGCGGATCCAAGCGCTTGCCGATCGCCTGGGACCGACACCGCGATCGGGCGCCGTGGGGCTGGGGCACACCCGCTGGGCCACACACGGTCCGCCGACCGAGACCAACGCGCACCCACACGTCGGTGGCGACGGTGAAGTGGTTTTGGTCCACAACGGTGTGATCGAGAACTTTCAAGAACTGAAAGACCAGCTGACGGCTAAGGGGTATTCCTTCAAATCGGCGACCGACAGCGAAGTCATCGCGCACTTGATCGCCGAAGGCTTGAAGGTCACACCCGACAAACCCGATCAGCCCAACACCAAGTACGTCACCGCGGTTCAATGGGCAATCGCGCAATTGCGGGGAACCTATGGCCTGGCGGTTCTGTTTCGTGATCGTCCCGGATTGATGGTGGCCGCGCGTTTTGGGTCGCCGTTGGTACTGGGTGTGGGGCGAGGGGAATTCTTTGTCGCCAGCGACGCGTCGCCCATCGCCGGCCGCACCGACCGCATCGTTTACTTGGCCGATCACCAAGTCGCGGTCCTGACCAAGGACGGCTTTTCGGTCCTGCATAAGGACCAGGGAAAGATCCGCGTCGACATTCAACCGCTAAGCGTGGAAAGCAACGACGTCGATCTGGCGGGTTTCCCGCACTACATGCTGAAAGAAATCCACGAGCAACCCGAATCGCTGCGCAACGCGATGCGTGGTCGCCTGGATGACGAAAACGCGACGGCGGTCTTCGGCGGTCTGAACATGACGCCGCAACAGATCCGGACCGTTCGTCGAATCATTCTGACCGGCTGTGGTACCAGTTGGCACAGCGCCCTGGTCGGCGAATACATGATCGAAGAACTGGCACGGATTCCCGTGTCGGTTGAATACGCCAGCGAACTGCGGTACCGCAACCCGCCGATCGAAAATGACACGTTGGTGTTCGGGATCACCCAAAGCGGTGAAACCGCCGACACCTTGGCAGCGATCCGCGAAACCAAACGCAAGGGACACCGGACGCTGGCCATCAACAACGTCGTCGGCAGTAGCATCGCCCAAGCGGCCGACGGCGGCATTTACTTGCACGCGGGTCCGGAAATCGGTGTGGCCAGCACCAAAGCCTACACGTCCCAGTGCTGTGTCCTGGCAATGCTGGCGTTGTACTTCGGACGAATGCGTCACCTGAGCTTTGAAAGTGGACAACGCATCATCGAAGAACTACGGATGCTGCCCAACGCGGTCGCCGAAGCGTTGCGATGTGATGCCACCGTCAAAGAAATCGCGGCCAAGTACCACGAGGCGTCAACGTTCCTGTACCTCGGTCGGCAATACAATTTCCCGACCGCGTTGGAAGGTGCGTTGAAGCTGAAGGAAATCAGCTACATCCACGCCGAGGGCTATCCGGCGGCCGAGATGAAACACGGGCCGATCGCCTTGGTCGACGAACACACCCCCAGTGTCTTCATCGTTCCCAAAGGCACGACCTACGACAAAGTCTTGGCCAATATGGAAGAGGTCAAAGCCCGTGGCGGCCCGATCATCGCGATCGCAAGCCAGGACGATCCGCAGGTCCAAAAGATCGCCGATGACGTCATCACGATCCCCGATGCCCCCGGACTGACCCAGCCGATCGTGTCGATCGTCCCCCTCCAGCTGCTGTCCTACCACATTGCGCTTTTGCGGGGTTGTGACGTTGATAAGCCACGCAATCTGGCGAAAAGCGTCACCGTGGAGTGA
- a CDS encoding S8 family serine peptidase, giving the protein MTRKSQTPSRRLPLALLPTTDGIRQCETRLAFSASLAAAATADLLQDGLGPDDVSDVLMPMDSSGTLSPASNHSLLNQAADLRDMYGLTGDGQTIAVIDSGIAWDHEAFTSPGQGAGIGPGYRVVGGWDFAEDDADPYDDGPAGYHGTHVAGLLAGQSSESSGMAPEADLVALRVFDDSGAGSLEWIESALRWVHDSQNDFEHPITTVNLSIGAALNDANRDYAIGILEDELQLLHDDGILVFAAAGNYYANDEITPGTTDLLYPASSPNVIAVTSIDDGGQISDFAQRENGILAAPGEGQGSAVPDHVFGWDGNVNDYAALSGTSMATPQVAAATVLIREAMIASGLEPTADDVLQRLRDHASEHKDAGTGLTYYSIDLQSALDGLQPSGGSNQPDDGGEGETAVSASEVTTDHQSQQFTLDLRDGMSLNVRNHDGSEQTYLLTDQDGQILMDAAGGSDRLEILGSVGSERLRLSADPNSDVESRLIAGGVEIVLRGFEDVQFDGGGGSDRATLYDSSGDDLLESRSGDAVLSGVGFRFDVRDVVRTYVHATAGGNDAAYLYDSDGDDTLVVQPGFTSLRGTDSSGTSLFQSAYGFESVSAYATAGGHDTAELYDSVGDDVLSISPTRSMVSSGGYQVSARYFENVTAESASGGTDVAKIYSNESESQWHVAAGLTQWTSVDGATRIARGFDRVDAFENFQPVSLPLGFTPQAAPVPLDISDQDDERFEDATRRVFEQLGV; this is encoded by the coding sequence GTGACGCGAAAATCCCAGACTCCTTCCCGCCGATTGCCGCTGGCCCTGCTTCCCACGACCGATGGGATCCGCCAGTGTGAAACCCGACTGGCGTTTTCGGCTAGCCTGGCGGCGGCGGCCACGGCCGACCTGCTTCAAGACGGACTAGGACCGGACGATGTATCCGACGTTCTGATGCCGATGGATTCGTCAGGCACGCTGTCACCGGCGTCCAATCATTCCCTCTTGAATCAAGCGGCCGACCTTCGCGACATGTACGGTCTGACCGGTGACGGCCAGACCATCGCGGTGATCGACAGCGGCATCGCTTGGGATCACGAAGCGTTTACCTCGCCGGGCCAAGGCGCGGGGATCGGGCCGGGGTATCGAGTCGTCGGTGGATGGGATTTTGCCGAAGACGACGCGGACCCTTATGACGATGGGCCTGCCGGGTACCACGGCACTCATGTCGCTGGTTTGTTGGCCGGGCAAAGTTCTGAATCATCTGGGATGGCACCGGAAGCGGACTTGGTGGCCCTGCGCGTCTTCGACGATTCCGGCGCGGGCAGTCTGGAGTGGATCGAATCGGCCCTTCGTTGGGTCCACGATTCCCAGAACGATTTCGAACACCCGATCACGACGGTGAACTTATCGATCGGCGCTGCGCTGAACGATGCAAATCGCGACTACGCCATTGGCATTCTGGAAGACGAACTGCAACTGTTGCACGATGACGGAATCTTGGTCTTCGCCGCCGCCGGAAACTATTACGCCAACGATGAAATCACGCCGGGGACCACGGATCTGCTTTATCCGGCATCCAGCCCCAACGTGATCGCCGTGACGTCCATCGATGACGGTGGGCAAATCAGTGATTTTGCACAGCGGGAAAATGGCATCTTGGCGGCACCGGGCGAAGGCCAAGGCAGCGCCGTGCCTGATCACGTTTTCGGTTGGGATGGTAACGTCAACGACTATGCAGCACTTAGCGGGACCAGCATGGCGACGCCCCAAGTTGCTGCGGCGACGGTTCTGATCCGCGAAGCCATGATCGCATCCGGTCTGGAACCGACGGCCGATGATGTCCTGCAACGATTACGAGATCATGCATCGGAGCATAAAGACGCGGGAACAGGGTTGACCTATTACTCGATCGATTTGCAGTCGGCGCTTGATGGTCTGCAACCGTCCGGCGGTTCAAATCAACCCGATGATGGTGGCGAAGGTGAAACAGCGGTATCGGCTAGCGAAGTCACGACGGATCATCAGTCACAGCAATTCACATTGGACTTGCGCGACGGGATGTCATTGAATGTCCGAAACCACGACGGATCGGAACAGACGTACTTGCTGACCGATCAAGACGGCCAGATCCTTATGGATGCCGCAGGCGGTTCAGACCGATTGGAAATTCTGGGATCCGTCGGCAGCGAGCGATTGCGGTTATCGGCCGACCCGAATTCCGATGTCGAAAGCCGGTTGATCGCCGGCGGCGTCGAAATTGTCTTGCGCGGTTTTGAAGATGTCCAGTTCGATGGAGGCGGCGGATCGGATCGTGCGACCCTGTACGATTCCAGCGGTGATGATTTGCTGGAATCGCGCAGCGGCGACGCCGTGCTGTCCGGTGTGGGATTCCGCTTTGATGTGCGCGACGTGGTTCGCACGTACGTGCACGCGACCGCCGGCGGAAACGACGCCGCGTACCTCTACGATTCCGATGGCGACGACACACTGGTGGTACAGCCCGGATTCACCAGTCTGCGTGGAACCGATTCGTCGGGCACGAGTCTGTTTCAGTCGGCGTATGGGTTTGAATCGGTTTCGGCCTACGCAACCGCGGGTGGTCATGACACCGCGGAACTGTACGACAGTGTCGGTGACGATGTCCTGTCGATCTCACCCACACGCAGCATGGTCAGCAGCGGTGGTTACCAAGTCAGTGCACGTTACTTTGAAAACGTCACGGCAGAATCCGCCAGCGGCGGCACCGACGTTGCCAAAATCTATTCCAACGAATCAGAAAGCCAGTGGCATGTTGCCGCGGGACTAACGCAATGGACTTCCGTCGATGGTGCGACACGGATCGCGCGCGGATTCGACCGTGTGGATGCGTTCGAAAACTTCCAACCGGTGTCATTGCCGCTGGGCTTCACGCCTCAAGCGGCGCCCGTCCCATTGGATATCAGCGACCAAGACGATGAACGCTTTGAAGATGCCACCCGCCGCGTCTTTGAACAGTTGGGCGTTTGA
- a CDS encoding oxidoreductase family protein, with protein sequence MDSFKPLEDWICDVTGAESIGPATPVQSLWSGYGQIVRIPLLKASVPTVIVKQVRPPQVGDQPGRHPRGWDTPVSHRRKLRSYEVESAFYARFADRCDDRCRVARCWGQTSDQDSLTLVLEDLDAAGFPLRLGRLDIDGVARGLAWLASFHGTFLHPADDASDFDGLWPIGTYWHLDTRPDEWRAMPEDDLKRQAAAIDQRLNESSFQTLVHGDAKVANMCFPADDRSAPAMVDFQYVGRGCGMKDVAYFLSSCVDESECQRNESTYLAIYFAALRAAVVRHHGDRFDLDALERQWRQLYPLAWADFVRFLEGWCPGHAKLTGYSRRMVHQALTSAKSPTSSDV encoded by the coding sequence TTGGATTCCTTCAAGCCATTGGAAGATTGGATTTGCGACGTCACCGGCGCCGAATCGATCGGCCCCGCCACGCCGGTTCAGTCACTTTGGAGCGGGTACGGCCAAATCGTCCGTATTCCCTTGTTGAAAGCGTCGGTCCCCACGGTGATCGTCAAACAGGTGCGGCCGCCACAAGTCGGCGACCAGCCCGGACGCCACCCTCGCGGATGGGATACACCGGTTTCTCATCGACGAAAGTTGCGTTCCTACGAAGTGGAGTCGGCGTTCTATGCCCGATTCGCGGACCGATGCGATGACCGTTGCCGAGTCGCCCGTTGTTGGGGCCAAACCAGTGACCAAGACAGTCTGACATTGGTGCTGGAAGATCTGGATGCCGCTGGGTTCCCCTTGCGACTGGGCCGGTTGGACATCGACGGTGTGGCGCGCGGGCTGGCGTGGTTGGCCAGCTTTCATGGCACATTCTTGCACCCGGCCGACGATGCGAGCGACTTTGACGGACTGTGGCCGATCGGAACATATTGGCATTTGGACACCCGGCCCGACGAATGGCGGGCGATGCCCGAGGATGATCTGAAACGCCAAGCCGCTGCGATTGATCAGCGTTTGAATGAAAGCTCCTTCCAGACGCTGGTTCATGGTGACGCCAAGGTCGCCAACATGTGTTTTCCCGCCGACGACCGATCGGCGCCGGCAATGGTGGATTTCCAGTACGTCGGTCGCGGATGCGGAATGAAGGACGTGGCGTACTTCTTAAGCAGCTGCGTCGACGAATCGGAATGTCAGCGAAACGAATCGACTTACCTGGCCATCTATTTCGCTGCCCTGCGTGCCGCGGTGGTCCGCCATCACGGTGATCGATTCGATCTAGACGCTTTGGAAAGGCAGTGGCGACAGCTGTATCCGCTGGCCTGGGCCGATTTCGTGCGTTTCCTGGAAGGCTGGTGTCCCGGCCATGCCAAGCTGACCGGCTATTCCCGCCGTATGGTCCACCAGGCTTTGACGTCAGCGAAATCACCGACGTCCTCCGACGTCTGA
- a CDS encoding tetratricopeptide repeat protein encodes MTRHFQWFYAAAALLACCLTTAPAQGQLSVLNTIYGQGVHAYNSHQYDQAYQLFSQAITHGYQDPRAYYFRGFAADAMGRQYEAEADWQAGAELEARGKVNGDIGRSLSRIQGSARLKLEEIRREARVQQLMLGQARSNQRMNEIQAASPAPATPPPAPPVADAPATPPSDQVDPFADDPVADATVESKDVLEGTLDEDPFKTDGNAAAAQPADAPADDNPFGGSDDSNPFGDAGGDDNPFGDMGGDDNPFGDSPF; translated from the coding sequence ATGACGCGACATTTCCAGTGGTTTTACGCGGCCGCTGCCCTTCTGGCTTGCTGCCTGACGACGGCACCCGCACAAGGCCAGCTTTCGGTCTTGAACACGATCTACGGCCAGGGTGTCCACGCCTACAACTCGCACCAGTACGACCAGGCGTATCAACTCTTCAGCCAGGCAATCACCCACGGCTATCAAGATCCTCGGGCCTACTATTTCCGCGGTTTTGCGGCCGATGCGATGGGGCGGCAATACGAAGCCGAGGCCGATTGGCAGGCCGGTGCCGAGCTGGAAGCCCGCGGTAAAGTCAACGGCGACATCGGCCGTTCCTTGTCCCGAATCCAAGGCTCCGCGCGATTGAAGCTGGAAGAGATTCGCCGTGAAGCACGCGTTCAGCAATTGATGCTTGGCCAAGCACGGTCCAATCAGCGGATGAACGAGATCCAAGCCGCGTCGCCTGCACCAGCCACGCCGCCCCCCGCACCCCCGGTCGCTGACGCACCTGCCACGCCACCGTCTGATCAAGTCGATCCGTTCGCCGACGATCCGGTGGCCGACGCCACGGTCGAAAGCAAGGATGTGCTGGAAGGCACTTTGGACGAAGATCCCTTCAAAACTGACGGCAATGCGGCCGCAGCGCAGCCGGCCGACGCCCCTGCCGACGACAACCCGTTCGGCGGCAGCGACGATTCCAACCCGTTTGGCGACGCCGGTGGTGACGACAACCCGTTCGGCGACATGGGCGGCGACGACAATCCGTTCGGTGATTCGCCCTTCTAA
- a CDS encoding AAA family ATPase, giving the protein MSDPNDAIIESIRLYREALQETRTLFIDSGKLIRGSYKWLGQGDGDATTIADQMDDLHQGLVMKVFATVVPDAGFQSMQQRQMGRVLLEHLWGQTVMGSKLRDAVDWLVQTAVQFQWADLVRPFAQIPSIRDRYGELESLVMRMAKLIAAVDGGIDLNEQDCIESIMRQMEISEGRTWQSASPSEPAVEPEINHPEDTDAAREAIDWLRREAQRLRDGAGASAGQPAEPTPMPTGGPAAAPPKPAVTAKTPAMDPDDNRTPEQRLDDARQKLNRLVGLDGIKDQIETLTNFLRMEKLRTEAGLPTSKPSLHMAFVGNPGTGKTTVARIVAEIYGALGVLEKGHLVETDRSGLVAEYAGQTGPKTNAKIDEALDGVLFIDEAYTLIDESGQDQYGREAVQTLLKRMEDQRKRLVVILAGYPNEMNKMIRSNPGLSSRVGTTMRFEDYDPAALCRIFELIAKKSKYELTTEARRRLLRGFTYLYLKRDRHFGNGRTSRNSFERSVRRLANRLAGMTEVNRELLTTLEADDIEVAGVTQAHLAAMAAEPGKVRVTCTQCDVAMVIDDALLGTEVTCEHDPQVRFTPDFGDPVVQLPEAAASEQAGANDQGDAADDGDAA; this is encoded by the coding sequence ATGTCTGATCCCAACGACGCCATCATCGAGTCCATTCGGCTGTATCGCGAGGCACTTCAAGAGACTCGGACGCTGTTTATCGATAGCGGCAAGCTGATCCGCGGTTCCTACAAATGGCTGGGCCAGGGCGACGGCGACGCCACCACCATTGCCGACCAAATGGATGATCTGCACCAGGGATTGGTGATGAAGGTCTTTGCCACCGTGGTGCCCGATGCCGGTTTCCAATCGATGCAGCAGCGTCAGATGGGACGCGTGTTGTTGGAACACTTGTGGGGACAGACCGTCATGGGATCCAAGCTGCGTGACGCGGTCGATTGGCTGGTCCAAACGGCGGTCCAGTTTCAGTGGGCCGATCTGGTACGGCCGTTCGCCCAAATCCCTTCGATCCGTGACCGCTACGGTGAATTGGAATCGTTGGTCATGCGGATGGCCAAGCTGATTGCCGCGGTCGACGGCGGAATTGATTTGAATGAACAGGATTGCATCGAATCCATCATGCGGCAGATGGAGATCAGCGAAGGTCGAACTTGGCAATCCGCGAGCCCGTCCGAACCAGCGGTTGAACCGGAGATCAATCATCCCGAAGACACCGACGCCGCCCGGGAAGCGATCGATTGGCTGCGTCGTGAAGCCCAGCGGTTGCGTGATGGAGCCGGTGCCAGTGCGGGCCAGCCCGCCGAGCCGACACCGATGCCGACCGGTGGTCCGGCCGCGGCGCCACCGAAACCGGCGGTCACCGCAAAAACGCCGGCAATGGATCCCGACGACAATCGGACTCCGGAACAGCGTTTGGACGACGCACGCCAGAAACTGAACCGGCTGGTCGGCCTGGATGGAATCAAGGACCAGATCGAAACGCTGACCAATTTTTTGCGGATGGAAAAGCTGCGGACCGAAGCGGGTTTGCCCACCAGCAAACCGAGTCTGCACATGGCGTTCGTCGGGAACCCTGGCACCGGAAAGACGACCGTGGCGCGGATCGTCGCCGAAATCTATGGTGCCCTTGGCGTCCTGGAAAAAGGCCACTTGGTGGAAACCGATCGCAGCGGTTTGGTTGCGGAATACGCGGGGCAGACGGGACCGAAAACCAACGCCAAGATCGATGAGGCTCTGGACGGCGTCCTGTTCATCGACGAAGCCTACACCTTGATCGATGAAAGCGGCCAAGATCAGTACGGCCGTGAAGCCGTGCAGACGCTTTTGAAACGCATGGAAGATCAACGCAAGCGATTGGTCGTCATCTTGGCCGGGTATCCGAATGAAATGAACAAAATGATTCGCAGTAATCCCGGGCTAAGCTCGCGGGTCGGGACGACGATGCGATTCGAGGATTATGATCCGGCCGCGTTGTGCCGGATTTTCGAATTGATTGCCAAGAAGTCAAAATACGAATTGACCACCGAGGCACGGCGACGACTGCTGCGTGGTTTCACCTATCTTTATCTGAAACGTGACCGACACTTCGGCAATGGCCGCACGTCACGCAACAGTTTTGAACGCAGCGTCCGTCGGTTGGCCAATCGCTTGGCGGGGATGACGGAAGTGAATCGCGAACTGCTGACGACGTTGGAAGCGGACGACATCGAAGTGGCCGGCGTCACCCAAGCTCATTTGGCTGCGATGGCGGCCGAGCCGGGCAAGGTCCGTGTGACTTGCACGCAGTGCGACGTGGCGATGGTCATTGATGACGCCCTGTTGGGGACCGAGGTGACCTGTGAACACGACCCGCAAGTCCGTTTCACCCCGGACTTTGGCGATCCGGTGGTCCAGTTGCCTGAAGCCGCCGCAAGTGAGCAAGCTGGGGCGAATGATCAAGGTGACGCCGCCGATGATGGCGATGCCGCTTGA